The Verrucomicrobiota bacterium DNA window GCTTTAATTTTCTCTATGATTGAATCCAAACTGATATTGCCCTCACACTTGTCTCACCTTAAGACTGATGCACCGCAAGGACCGACAGAAAGTTTGTCAGGACTTTGGAATTGGGTCCGAGGCTTCTTTTCGAATGGGTTGGATTTATTTATACGGCGCATCTATCGAAAAATGATTTTTTGGGCAACACAGTATCGTTATGCCACTCTAGCTCTTTTTATCTTTTTGTTAGCATCTTCGGTTGGGTTGGTTTCATCTGGCTTGATTAGATTTGTTTTCTTTCCTGTGGTGCCTGCGGATTTTGTAATAGCTCGTTTGGAGATGCCATTGGGAACTTCCTTTGAGCAGACACAAAAAGGAGTGCGCCAGATAGAGGAAGCTGCCTTGAGGCTCAGAGATGAGTTAAGAGCTGTTAGTGGTAATAGCGAGAGTGGTTTTAGTCACATAATGGCCACGGCCGGTGACCAGCCATTTACCGGAGCCTTTGAGTTGAATTTAAATTCAGGCCAGTCTCATTTGGGAGAAGTGACTGTTGAATTAAAACCTGCGAGAACTAGAAAAATTTCTAGTGCAGAGGTGGAAAGGCGTTGGCGCGACTTAACTGGAGAAGTTCCCGGAGCAGTAGCATTAGGTTTTACTTCTAAACTTCAGGATGTTGGGGATCCTATTGATATTCAATTTACTGGACGCAACTTTGAGGACTTAAAAAAAATCGCTGTCTTAACCAAGGAGCAATTAAAAACATATCAAGGCACCTTTGATATATCAGATAATTTTCGTGAAGGGAAAAGAGAAATTCAACTAGATATCAAGGAGTCAGCGGAAGTATTAGGAGTTAATTTATCTGACTTGGGGCGCCAAGTCAGACAAGCATTTTACGGAGAAGAGGCGCAGCGAATACAGCGCGGGCGGGATGAGATCAAAGTTATGGTTCGATATCCTCTAGAGGAAAGGCAATCCCTAGAAAATTTGCAAGAGCTACGCATACGCACGGGCTCTGAATCCGCAATCCCTTTTAGTCAAGTAGCAGAGGCAAAATTTGGACGCGGTTTTTCTACTATAACACGAGTTGACAGACAAAGAGCTATCAATGTGACAGCTGATGTTGACAATACAATAGGGAATTCTCGGGAAATTCTAGGCAATCTAGAAAAAGAGTTTTTTCCAAAACTTTTAAAGGACTATCCAGATGTGGCATATACTTTGGAGGGGCAAAGTGGTGAACAGAGAGATACTATCGGAGGGCTTGCTGTTGGCGCTATCTTTGCGTTTTTTGCAATCTATGCTTTGATGGCTATACCTTTTAAATCTTATGCAAAGCCAATCATTATGATGTCAGCTATTCCGTTCAGCTTAGTTGGAGCTATAGCAGGGCATATGCTACTTGGTATGCCTATTAGTATGTTATCCATTTGTGGCATGGTTGCCTTAACAGGTGTTGTGGTGAATGATGGTTTGGTTTTAGTTGATCATATCAATAAAAACGTTTGGAAAGGTTTACCCGTGCTTATGTCCGTTCGCAAAGCTGGAGTGGCGCGTTTTCGGGCTATTCTCTTAACGTCCTTAACAACATATGTAGGCCTTGTTCCACTATTATCAGAAACGAGCACTCAAGCGCAATTCTTAAAGCCTATGGCAACATCATTGGCCTACGGAGTTTTATTTGCAACCATGTTGAACCTTATCCTAGTCCCTTGTGTTTACCTTATTTTACAAGACATCATGGGATTCGTTCGCCGTTTATTGGGTATAGATAAGCAAAATGGGCGCCAGCTTCAAAAAGATTTGGAATTAGGAAAAGAGCTTTCAGTGCACTAACAAATAGCACTTTCTCGCTTTCGCTTTAGGTATTTCCATAACGCAGTATTGCGTTGGTAAGCCTCTGACAAGCCCATCTAGCGTTGTCTGGGTTAACCCAGTATATGTAATAGAAGTTTAACCAGATCCGTAAAAATTTGAGCTACCTAGATATAGATTATCTTAGAGAGTATCAATCTGTTATATAAATAACTCAAAGAAGGTCTCTTACTCAAGGAAATCTGTGAAGATGACTTCGTTTTGTGGAAGCCGCCCTGGATCGGCAGGAGTTTCAAGAGGATAACCACAGGGCAAGACTAGAGCAATGGCAATATCTGGGTCATCTCCGGCACCAATGATTTCTTTCACACCTTTTTCATCCCAGCCATTCATGAAACAAGTACCTAGACCGTAGGCCTCGGCAGCTAGGGCAGTGTGGGTAGCAGAGATCATAGCGTCTTTGATAGCGTATTCTCTTTCCTTATCTCCAAGAGCAGCCTGGAACCCAGGAGCGCTTTCGCGAATGAAACCCGCAAATTTATCAGGCCAAGCTCCTTTTTCTTGAGCTGTTGAGATAACCTTGTCCATTTTTTGTTCCCAACCGCGAATGGATGCAGCATATACAAATACAACGGGTGCTTGAGTAATTTGTTTTTGATGCCAGGCAACCGCAGCTAATTTTTCTTTTTGTTCCCGAGATTTGAGCATGATGACACGTGTCGGTTGGAAATTCCAGCTACTAGGTGCGTTGATAGTGCTCTCCATAATAGAGCTAAGTATCTTATCATCAATAGGATCTGGCTTAAAAGCTTTGATGGAACGACGTTTTTTTATGGCTTCACTAACGGGTAATTCTGGCATGTTCTGAGACTCCTTTTCTTAATAAATTCACGCTAAAAATATACCCAATAAGACAAAATTAAAATTTTTTAATATTTTTTTTAAAAAATTGAACGTTAATTGAACAAGCGTGTCCAATTATATAGAACGCAATTTATTAATTATTCATGACCTCCTTTGGGTTTAGGGCGTGCCTCTTAGTTAAGATGCACGCCCTTTTTTATTTGCCACTGCATTTTCTAGTGAAATTGCGACAGTGCCTTATCCAATCTTTCATTCTTTGCTTTCACCGGTGAAAGCCTCAAGAGAGATCTGTGTATTCCTTTGGCGCTGACATCAGGGGATCAATTCAGCAGAACACTTTATGAATACTTCAATCACCTGGATACTTACTTGAACAGGAGTATGACAACACTGCTCTAGGATTTGTTACGATTCTGGCAGAATACATAAGTTATTCATTATAAGGCAGATCTCTATCTCCTTTCAGTCCGCTACTCGACGAGAACGGAGAATTTATTGAGTGTAAAAAGGAATTTGCTAGAGTTTCATTGCAACGCAATTAGTTGGAACTAATATACAAATTCTTATGGGAGCAACTTTTCCTGCAAATTTGGTGATGTATGAGCTTGCTCTGGATAGCGCCTTTCAAGAATTGCTTGAAGGCACCATTGAATCCATGCCAGATATCCAGCAGCAGCAGATAGAAGATGCCTATTTTAAAAGACTGGCTCCTTTGGATTTTGCTGCCCAATGCCTCAATGAAGCGCAGTGGAAGG harbors:
- a CDS encoding nitroreductase family protein, with translation MPELPVSEAIKKRRSIKAFKPDPIDDKILSSIMESTINAPSSWNFQPTRVIMLKSREQKEKLAAVAWHQKQITQAPVVFVYAASIRGWEQKMDKVISTAQEKGAWPDKFAGFIRESAPGFQAALGDKEREYAIKDAMISATHTALAAEAYGLGTCFMNGWDEKGVKEIIGAGDDPDIAIALVLPCGYPLETPADPGRLPQNEVIFTDFLE
- a CDS encoding efflux RND transporter permease subunit, which encodes MKTAIAWFIHNPVASNLFMGAIIIAGFLSLLRMKLEIFPETAVDTVKVDVEYPGATPYEVEDGICIAIEEAIQDLNGIKEVVSSSSEGLCRVYIEADSGKDVRELLDDVKVRVDAITTFPEDAERPIIEEITIKNQVLSIAVSSDSDEKSLRRIVDQVRDELLAYEYQPTYSNPIEGIFVKALNVIQGTPKITQVSLASVRPYEIAIEVSEKELRRYNLTFDEVATAVRNSSLDVPGGAIKTNAGEILLRTVGQAYTGKEFEDLVLISTEDGGRITLGQVATVIDGFDESNIRATFDSKRAGVVNVFRTGDQKALAVAEVAKAYVQEAQSRMPQGVSLEVWKDDSVYLEERIDLLVRNALQGLVLVLICLALFLRINVALWVTLGIPISFLGAFIIMSLIGVSINMISLFALILVLGIVVDDAIVVGESVYTHSERYGSGTKSALSGTMQVAVPVTFSILTTIAAFWPMLGIPGVAGKIWGVIPMTVIPALIFSMIESKLILPSHLSHLKTDAPQGPTESLSGLWNWVRGFFSNGLDLFIRRIYRKMIFWATQYRYATLALFIFLLASSVGLVSSGLIRFVFFPVVPADFVIARLEMPLGTSFEQTQKGVRQIEEAALRLRDELRAVSGNSESGFSHIMATAGDQPFTGAFELNLNSGQSHLGEVTVELKPARTRKISSAEVERRWRDLTGEVPGAVALGFTSKLQDVGDPIDIQFTGRNFEDLKKIAVLTKEQLKTYQGTFDISDNFREGKREIQLDIKESAEVLGVNLSDLGRQVRQAFYGEEAQRIQRGRDEIKVMVRYPLEERQSLENLQELRIRTGSESAIPFSQVAEAKFGRGFSTITRVDRQRAINVTADVDNTIGNSREILGNLEKEFFPKLLKDYPDVAYTLEGQSGEQRDTIGGLAVGAIFAFFAIYALMAIPFKSYAKPIIMMSAIPFSLVGAIAGHMLLGMPISMLSICGMVALTGVVVNDGLVLVDHINKNVWKGLPVLMSVRKAGVARFRAILLTSLTTYVGLVPLLSETSTQAQFLKPMATSLAYGVLFATMLNLILVPCVYLILQDIMGFVRRLLGIDKQNGRQLQKDLELGKELSVH